Proteins from one Cellulosilyticum lentocellum DSM 5427 genomic window:
- the rpmF gene encoding 50S ribosomal protein L32, whose amino-acid sequence MAVPKRKTSKARRNQRQANWKLSPLNLVKCPKCGELMMPHRVCKACGSYANRVVVKVD is encoded by the coding sequence ATGGCAGTACCAAAAAGAAAAACTTCTAAAGCCAGAAGAAACCAAAGACAAGCAAATTGGAAACTTTCTCCACTTAACTTAGTAAAATGTCCAAAATGTGGTGAATTAATGATGCCACATAGAGTATGTAAAGCTTGCGGTTCTTATGCAAACCGTGTTGTAGTAAAAGTAGACTAA
- a CDS encoding YceD family protein, whose protein sequence is MKINIHELNKKSEVTFKGEQRVSLKGINPVHDVLDCMAFVEGVATKSGNRYLVKGHVITTVLLLCDRCLEEYKHALQADLYKEYSSEEFLDDEDEDIVQVTGSEIDLEDAITEAIYLNVPMKGLHDDNCKGICKTCGQNLNKQSCNCEKNDIDPRLESLKNIFHPQSEE, encoded by the coding sequence ATGAAGATTAATATCCATGAACTTAATAAAAAGTCCGAAGTAACTTTCAAAGGTGAACAGCGTGTATCCTTAAAAGGAATCAATCCTGTACATGATGTACTTGATTGTATGGCTTTTGTAGAAGGTGTTGCTACTAAGTCGGGTAACCGTTATTTAGTAAAAGGACATGTTATTACAACAGTCTTACTTTTATGCGATCGTTGCTTGGAAGAGTATAAACATGCCTTACAAGCAGACTTATATAAGGAATATTCATCTGAAGAGTTTTTGGATGATGAAGATGAGGATATCGTTCAAGTAACTGGATCTGAAATTGACTTAGAAGATGCTATAACCGAAGCAATTTATCTGAACGTACCAATGAAAGGTTTACATGATGACAATTGCAAAGGTATTTGCAAAACTTGTGGTCAGAATTTGAATAAGCAATCTTGTAATTGTGAAAAGAATGATATAGATCCTAGACTTGAAAGTTTAAAAAATATTTTTCACCCTCAAAGTGAAGAGTAG
- a CDS encoding acetate/propionate family kinase codes for MNVLVVNCGSSSLKYQLLNMENESVIAKGICERIGIDGSFIKHTTEGQDSVKVMVDFPNHKVALAKMLSMLTEGETACVKPEEISAVGHRVVHGGEKFNQSVVITDEVEKAIEECSALAPLHNPANLLGIDACRELMPNVPMVAVFDTAFHQTMDKATYMYAIPQEYYEKYGIRKYGFHGTSHKYVSQKAAEMLGKPLEETKIIVCHLGNGASVCAVDGGKSVETSMGFTPLAGLVMGTRSGDIDPAIVTFLMEKEGLSAKEMDNILNKKSGVDALSGLSSDFREIEDGVVAGDPACRFTMDAYQHRVVSYIGAYAALMNGVDAICFAGGLGENNAIMREEIANMLTWLGVDLDVEKNKCRGVERDLTKETSKVKMLLIPTNEELMIARDTVTLVAK; via the coding sequence ATGAACGTATTAGTAGTAAACTGTGGAAGTTCTTCATTAAAGTATCAATTATTAAACATGGAAAATGAATCTGTTATTGCAAAAGGAATTTGTGAAAGAATTGGAATCGATGGTTCTTTTATCAAACATACAACTGAAGGTCAAGACTCAGTAAAAGTAATGGTAGATTTTCCAAACCATAAAGTGGCTTTAGCAAAAATGCTTTCTATGCTTACAGAAGGTGAAACAGCTTGTGTTAAACCAGAAGAAATTTCAGCGGTAGGTCACCGTGTTGTTCATGGTGGAGAGAAATTCAATCAATCTGTAGTGATTACAGATGAAGTAGAAAAAGCAATTGAAGAATGTAGCGCACTTGCTCCACTTCACAATCCAGCTAACTTACTTGGTATTGACGCATGTCGTGAATTAATGCCAAACGTACCTATGGTAGCAGTATTTGATACAGCTTTCCATCAAACAATGGATAAAGCAACTTATATGTATGCTATTCCACAAGAATACTATGAAAAATACGGTATTCGTAAATATGGTTTCCACGGTACATCTCATAAATATGTATCACAAAAAGCAGCTGAAATGTTAGGCAAACCACTTGAAGAAACAAAAATAATTGTTTGTCACTTAGGAAATGGTGCAAGTGTTTGTGCTGTGGATGGTGGTAAATCAGTTGAAACTTCAATGGGATTCACACCACTTGCTGGACTTGTAATGGGAACACGTTCAGGTGATATCGACCCAGCTATTGTTACTTTCTTAATGGAAAAAGAAGGTCTATCAGCTAAAGAAATGGATAACATTTTAAATAAAAAATCTGGTGTAGATGCTTTATCTGGTTTATCAAGTGACTTCCGTGAAATTGAAGATGGTGTTGTTGCAGGTGATCCAGCTTGTAGATTTACAATGGATGCATATCAACATCGCGTAGTATCCTATATTGGAGCTTATGCAGCACTTATGAATGGTGTAGATGCGATTTGTTTTGCAGGTGGCCTTGGTGAAAATAATGCTATTATGCGTGAAGAAATCGCTAATATGTTAACATGGTTAGGTGTAGACCTTGATGTTGAGAAAAACAAATGCCGTGGTGTGGAAAGAGACCTAACAAAAGAAACATCAAAAGTAAAAATGCTTTTAATTCCTACAAATGAAGAACTTATGATTGCTAGAGACACTGTAACATTAGTTGCAAAATAA
- the pta gene encoding phosphate acetyltransferase produces MSFIENIKARAKRDKKTIVLPETSDIRTLKAAHQVLAEGIADVILIGDETAITNKAEGLDLSGATIINPETFEQMDAYIAELVKLREKKGMTTEKASQLLHRDPLFLGVMMVKQGMADGMVAGAIHATADVLRPSLQILKTAPGTKLVSAFFVMVVPDCEYGSNGTFIFSDAGLNQNPSAEELAAIAQSSAKSFAQLVGEEPVVGMLSHSTYGSAKHADVDKVVEATRIAKEEAPQLKIDGELQLDAAIVPSVGSAKAPNSDVAGKANVLVFPDLDAGNIGYKLVQRLAKAEAYGPITQGIAKPVNDLSRGCSAEDIVGVVAITAVQAQGN; encoded by the coding sequence ATGTCTTTTATTGAAAATATTAAAGCAAGAGCAAAAAGAGATAAAAAAACAATCGTTCTTCCAGAAACATCTGATATAAGAACACTTAAAGCTGCACATCAAGTTTTAGCTGAAGGGATTGCAGATGTTATCTTAATTGGTGATGAAACAGCAATTACTAACAAAGCTGAAGGCTTAGATTTAAGTGGTGCAACTATTATTAACCCAGAAACTTTTGAACAAATGGATGCTTATATTGCAGAACTTGTAAAGCTTCGCGAGAAAAAAGGAATGACAACTGAAAAAGCAAGTCAATTACTTCATAGAGATCCATTATTCCTTGGCGTAATGATGGTAAAACAAGGAATGGCAGATGGGATGGTAGCTGGTGCGATTCATGCAACAGCAGATGTACTTAGACCATCACTTCAAATTTTAAAAACAGCGCCAGGTACAAAACTTGTTTCAGCATTTTTTGTTATGGTTGTACCAGACTGTGAATATGGTTCAAACGGTACTTTTATCTTCTCAGATGCAGGCCTTAACCAAAATCCAAGTGCAGAAGAACTTGCAGCAATTGCACAAAGCTCAGCTAAAAGTTTTGCTCAATTAGTTGGAGAAGAGCCAGTAGTAGGTATGCTCTCACATTCTACATATGGCAGTGCAAAACATGCTGACGTAGATAAAGTAGTTGAAGCAACTCGTATTGCAAAAGAAGAAGCACCACAACTTAAAATAGATGGTGAATTACAATTAGATGCTGCTATTGTGCCATCAGTAGGTAGTGCTAAAGCGCCAAATAGTGATGTGGCAGGAAAAGCAAATGTTCTTGTATTTCCAGACCTTGATGCGGGTAACATTGGTTATAAACTTGTACAAAGACTTGCAAAAGCAGAAGCTTATGGCCCAATTACACAAGGTATTGCTAAACCAGTTAATGACTTGTCAAGAGGTTGTAGTGCAGAAGATATTGTGGGTGTTGTTGCTATTACAGCTGTACAAGCCCAAGGTAACTAA
- a CDS encoding nucleotidyltransferase, translating into MHIVGIIAEYNPFHNGHLHQIVSTRKQTHCDYIVVAMSGNFTQRGEAAIVDKFVRTQMALKAGVDLVLELPVPFATASAERFAQGAVSLFHQTGIVETLSFGSECGDTTLLELIAKRLETPSPTFKASLKKHLKESYSFPRAREQALLEDLKTLELDSEVYTSLLELIRSPNNILGIEYIRAIEHFSTTIQPFTIKRLTAGYHDPLLYPQIASATAIRTHLSNGYSSELAACMPSTTYELLDNTSYHQPDMDILTPFLHHKFMFSNKNDLYSLWDIPNDLINTFLNNYTSFEYLSELVKACTSKTYTSATVRRALLRLLLDIQDEALKQFEAISWIPYIRVLGCKKESVAILKHLNYSANRPIITNLSRVYADLDPLSKQLIDYELNATKLYHYLTKQPKLYNQDFTQGFLML; encoded by the coding sequence ATGCATATTGTTGGTATTATTGCCGAATACAATCCTTTTCATAACGGTCATCTCCATCAAATTGTTTCTACTAGAAAACAAACACATTGCGATTATATCGTAGTTGCTATGAGTGGCAACTTTACACAACGAGGTGAGGCTGCTATTGTTGATAAGTTTGTACGCACACAAATGGCCTTAAAAGCAGGAGTTGATCTTGTCTTAGAGCTTCCTGTCCCCTTTGCAACAGCTAGTGCTGAACGATTTGCTCAAGGTGCTGTTTCTTTATTTCATCAAACTGGTATTGTTGAAACGCTTTCTTTTGGTAGCGAATGTGGTGATACGACTTTACTAGAATTGATTGCAAAACGTTTAGAAACACCTTCCCCTACTTTTAAAGCATCATTAAAAAAGCATTTAAAAGAAAGCTACAGTTTTCCTAGAGCTAGAGAACAAGCCTTACTAGAAGATTTAAAAACCCTAGAGCTCGACTCAGAAGTTTACACTTCACTCTTAGAACTTATTAGGAGCCCTAACAATATATTAGGAATTGAGTATATCAGAGCCATAGAGCATTTTAGTACTACTATTCAACCTTTTACAATTAAACGTTTAACAGCAGGTTATCATGACCCCTTACTCTATCCTCAGATTGCTTCGGCTACTGCTATCCGTACGCACCTAAGTAATGGCTACTCTTCAGAACTAGCCGCATGCATGCCCTCTACCACTTATGAACTCTTAGATAATACTTCATATCATCAACCCGATATGGATATCTTAACACCTTTCTTGCATCACAAATTTATGTTTTCCAACAAAAACGATTTATATTCTTTATGGGACATTCCAAATGATCTTATTAACACTTTTTTAAACAACTATACTTCCTTTGAATACCTTTCAGAATTGGTTAAAGCTTGCACTTCTAAAACTTACACCTCTGCTACTGTTAGACGTGCGCTATTACGTTTGCTCCTTGATATTCAAGATGAAGCCCTAAAACAATTCGAGGCCATTTCTTGGATTCCTTATATTCGTGTTTTAGGTTGTAAAAAAGAGTCGGTGGCCATTTTGAAGCACTTAAATTATTCTGCAAATCGTCCCATTATCACTAACCTTAGTAGAGTTTATGCGGACCTTGATCCTTTAAGTAAACAACTTATTGATTATGAATTGAATGCCACAAAACTTTATCATTATCTAACTAAGCAACCTAAATTGTACAATCAAGACTTTACTCAAGGCTTTTTGATGCTTTAA